The following proteins are co-located in the Gallaecimonas pentaromativorans genome:
- a CDS encoding EAL domain-containing protein, translated as MIRNDLFEFAREKTGDKDTSPQQDSAPWRILSVEDDPGFQASILYSLSNLHYLGRRVEVLTANSIPTAIDAINCHSDIALILLDVVMEVDDAGLRLVETIRNVIGNQSVRIVLLTGQPGVAPRNDVIDNYDINEYWDKSELKGRLPSIVTTNLRSWQTLIELEQARNGLQMIADASRAMINRQNTEQFALSILEQVSEIIGLSATADGIVALLYDDGVPQKVICASGAFNGMTVAELGDEATALAPLTDDIRSAIKNALKNQANTINEHCSVFYFKSQVNREFSPELNQHYLIVVKSPIKLSTSHIRLLQVFAENARIGFTQIALTNRLNELAYLDSSLKIHNRNWLLRELSLLNEEERRATSLIAISIDDHFSCSLTFGHDHIERIIQQLVLQLAAGDPIFRDIARIASDTLAVMVSQGAMPGEEQLKRLDSFEVTVDAVLHSLPLTVTSISLSEVGELSGEDVLNLARVSLTKAHEKGLSYLPYCPQIARQQREHYEILQRSFSALENNEFFLVFQPKVKLGDGRPLGLEALIRWRTADGTMISPELFMRLAEASGTSHVIDIFVFEECIKAIKQLHQLGFYLQLSFNACLKDLVNPRYMERLTNVLTQNPLLAPFLELEITESQAMADYDEISPLLEDLRKTGLKIALDDFGTGYSSLAHLAWMPIDIIKLDRSFVQDLLLSEVTHSLADMVIRLGEKFDYTIVAEGIETEEQSSMLLQLGCTLGQGYYYARPMPLPALLDWLATQAR; from the coding sequence ATGATCAGGAACGATCTTTTTGAGTTTGCCAGGGAAAAGACCGGAGACAAGGACACCAGCCCCCAACAAGACTCGGCTCCCTGGCGTATTCTCTCGGTTGAGGATGACCCGGGCTTTCAGGCCTCCATCCTTTATTCCCTATCAAACCTCCACTACCTTGGCCGCCGGGTAGAGGTGTTGACCGCCAACTCCATTCCTACCGCCATCGACGCCATCAACTGCCACAGCGATATCGCCCTTATTCTGCTGGACGTGGTGATGGAGGTAGACGACGCCGGGCTGCGGCTGGTGGAGACCATTCGTAACGTGATTGGTAACCAGTCAGTGCGCATCGTGCTGTTGACCGGCCAGCCCGGCGTGGCGCCGCGCAATGACGTTATCGACAACTACGACATCAACGAATACTGGGATAAATCCGAACTCAAAGGCCGGCTACCGTCCATTGTCACCACCAACCTACGCTCTTGGCAGACCCTTATCGAGTTGGAACAGGCCCGCAACGGCCTGCAGATGATTGCCGATGCCTCCCGCGCCATGATCAACCGGCAAAACACCGAGCAGTTTGCCCTGTCGATACTGGAACAGGTATCCGAGATCATCGGCTTATCAGCCACCGCAGACGGTATCGTCGCCCTGCTCTACGATGACGGGGTGCCACAAAAGGTAATTTGCGCCAGCGGCGCCTTTAACGGCATGACGGTGGCAGAGCTGGGGGACGAGGCAACAGCCCTGGCGCCGCTGACGGACGACATTCGCAGCGCCATTAAAAATGCCCTTAAAAACCAGGCCAATACCATCAACGAGCATTGCTCGGTGTTTTACTTCAAGTCGCAGGTGAACCGCGAATTTAGCCCCGAGCTAAACCAGCACTACCTGATCGTGGTGAAATCCCCCATCAAGCTCAGTACCAGCCATATCAGACTCTTGCAGGTTTTTGCCGAGAACGCCCGCATCGGCTTTACCCAGATAGCCCTGACCAATCGCCTCAATGAGCTCGCGTACCTGGACTCGTCTTTGAAGATCCACAACCGTAACTGGCTGCTGCGAGAGCTGTCTTTGCTCAACGAAGAAGAGCGCCGGGCTACTTCCCTTATCGCCATTTCCATCGACGACCACTTCTCTTGCAGCCTGACCTTCGGCCACGACCATATCGAGCGCATCATCCAGCAACTGGTGCTGCAACTGGCGGCCGGCGACCCGATATTCAGAGACATCGCCCGCATCGCCTCAGACACCCTGGCGGTGATGGTCAGCCAAGGCGCCATGCCGGGAGAAGAACAACTCAAACGGCTGGACTCCTTTGAAGTGACGGTCGACGCAGTGCTTCACTCCCTGCCACTCACCGTCACCAGCATCAGCCTTAGCGAAGTGGGAGAGCTGAGCGGCGAAGATGTGCTGAACCTAGCGCGGGTAAGCTTGACCAAAGCCCATGAAAAAGGCCTTTCCTACCTGCCTTATTGCCCGCAGATAGCGCGCCAGCAGCGGGAGCATTACGAGATATTGCAGCGCTCGTTCAGCGCCTTGGAAAACAACGAGTTCTTTTTGGTGTTCCAGCCAAAGGTCAAACTGGGCGATGGCCGGCCGTTGGGGCTGGAGGCGTTGATCCGCTGGCGAACCGCAGACGGCACCATGATCTCGCCGGAGCTGTTTATGCGCCTGGCCGAAGCCTCCGGCACCAGCCATGTTATCGATATCTTTGTTTTTGAAGAGTGCATCAAAGCCATCAAGCAGTTGCACCAACTCGGCTTCTACCTGCAATTGTCCTTCAACGCCTGCCTTAAGGATCTGGTCAATCCCCGCTATATGGAGCGGCTGACCAATGTGCTGACACAAAACCCGTTGCTGGCCCCCTTCTTGGAGCTGGAGATCACCGAATCCCAGGCCATGGCCGACTATGACGAAATCAGCCCGCTGTTGGAGGATCTGCGAAAAACTGGGCTGAAGATCGCTTTGGATGACTTTGGTACCGGGTATTCGTCCCTGGCTCATCTGGCCTGGATGCCAATCGACATCATCAAGCTGGACCGCAGTTTTGTGCAGGACCTGCTGCTTAGCGAAGTAACCCACTCGCTTGCAGACATGGTGATAAGGCTGGGGGAGAAGTTTGACTACACCATCGTCGCCGAAGGTATTGAGACGGAAGAGCAATCGAGCATGCTGTTGCAACTGGGCTGCACCCTGGGCCAGGGCTACTACTACGCCAGGCCCATGCCTTTGCCGGCTTTGCTCGATTGGCTTGCCACCCAGGCCCGTTGA
- the crcB gene encoding fluoride efflux transporter CrcB, protein MQALLFVALGGAVGAMLRFGISEFAVWLLGRGFPYGTLAVNLLGSLLMGILMGLILSGQMENYPWRNLIGIGFLGALTTFSTFAMDNVLLLEQGDFLKAGLNIFLNLSLTILLAVAGMALVRHHL, encoded by the coding sequence ATGCAGGCATTGTTGTTTGTTGCCCTGGGCGGCGCTGTGGGCGCCATGTTGCGTTTTGGCATCAGCGAGTTTGCGGTTTGGCTGCTGGGCCGCGGCTTTCCCTACGGAACCCTGGCGGTAAACCTGCTGGGCTCCCTGCTGATGGGCATCCTGATGGGTCTTATTCTTAGTGGCCAAATGGAAAACTACCCCTGGCGTAACCTCATCGGCATCGGTTTTCTGGGGGCTTTGACCACCTTTTCCACCTTCGCCATGGACAACGTGCTGCTGCTGGAGCAGGGCGACTTTTTAAAAGCCGGCCTCAACATCTTCCTCAATCTGAGCCTGACCATCTTGTTGGCCGTGGCCGGCATGGCGTTGGTCCGCCACCATCTGTAA
- a CDS encoding sensor histidine kinase, with protein MASRRYHNRSYLQLLYLTVLLLPLLVAGFWYKTKLADIQSDMERDHHNLLTSAIALINRELGDIRNALNLLHLDHSLNIALDRQQAPQLGIAADVFTRFGLSIRNLQQVRWLDESGMEMVRVDIKNQKTVIAQPWQLQNKANRYYFADAMKTMPPALYFSPIDLNVEHGAVERPFKPTVRVAFHTGIIDPMPNGVLILNYDLTKLFKHLSSLKQHQTQLSIADDNGYWLLSPQSDWQWGRDLNHPQYNLKTQTPALWQELTKDKTDNAMAFKLGSVSSERSSLMADGSRDIFLLAITPAAQTQANRQRVLWEAGVIALVLFIPGIWLIRHERNYLHSLKGLNDQLDRDNQRLFEAQQQAQTLLEQQQVLQDDLVEARKLSSLGMMVAGVAHELNTPIGSAMMAISKQQSDLDTLKAQISGGLTRSDLDSFLVNAEQGLALAEQNLARSVTLVQRFKRLAIDRSNEDVVAFKLLQVANDLTDAIKIRAAKQHVAIVLDIPPEIEMRSQPGTLSQVLQNLITNALDHGFDTNNKGSINIKARLEKGWVSITVSDNGKGIEPSFIPQIFDPFVTTGRGKGNSGLGLHFVYNWVVSVLRGKVKVQSRLGQGTTFFLQLPQNLETPAL; from the coding sequence ATGGCAAGTCGCCGTTACCACAACCGCAGTTACCTGCAGCTACTTTACCTGACGGTGCTGCTGCTGCCGTTGCTGGTAGCTGGCTTCTGGTACAAAACCAAGCTCGCAGATATTCAAAGCGACATGGAGCGGGATCACCACAATCTGCTGACCAGCGCTATCGCCCTTATTAACCGCGAACTGGGGGATATTCGCAATGCCCTGAACCTGCTGCACCTCGACCACTCCCTCAATATCGCCCTGGACAGGCAACAGGCCCCTCAACTTGGCATAGCCGCCGATGTTTTTACCCGCTTCGGGCTGTCCATCCGTAATCTCCAGCAGGTGCGATGGCTGGATGAAAGCGGCATGGAAATGGTGAGGGTCGACATCAAGAACCAAAAGACGGTGATTGCCCAACCTTGGCAGCTACAAAACAAGGCCAACCGCTATTACTTTGCCGATGCCATGAAGACCATGCCGCCGGCTTTGTACTTTTCCCCTATCGACCTCAACGTTGAACATGGCGCAGTGGAGCGTCCTTTTAAACCGACGGTAAGGGTGGCCTTTCATACCGGCATTATCGACCCCATGCCCAACGGGGTATTGATCCTCAACTACGATCTCACCAAATTATTCAAACACTTAAGCTCGCTCAAGCAGCATCAAACCCAACTCAGCATCGCCGACGACAACGGCTACTGGTTGCTATCGCCACAAAGTGACTGGCAGTGGGGGCGCGATCTCAACCACCCTCAATACAATCTAAAAACACAGACACCGGCATTGTGGCAGGAGCTGACCAAGGATAAGACGGACAATGCAATGGCCTTTAAACTTGGCAGCGTATCCAGTGAACGCAGCAGCCTGATGGCAGATGGCAGCCGCGATATTTTCCTACTGGCTATCACCCCGGCTGCACAAACCCAGGCAAACCGGCAGCGCGTACTGTGGGAGGCAGGCGTGATTGCTTTGGTGCTTTTTATCCCAGGGATTTGGCTTATCAGGCACGAGCGCAATTACCTGCACAGCCTCAAGGGGCTAAACGATCAGCTGGACCGCGACAATCAGCGCCTTTTTGAGGCACAGCAACAAGCTCAAACCCTGCTTGAGCAGCAGCAAGTCCTGCAAGATGATTTGGTCGAAGCCAGGAAGCTCTCCTCCCTCGGCATGATGGTGGCGGGTGTTGCCCATGAGCTCAACACCCCTATCGGCAGCGCCATGATGGCCATATCCAAACAACAAAGTGATTTGGACACCCTTAAGGCTCAAATTAGCGGCGGCCTCACCCGCTCTGATCTGGATAGCTTTCTTGTCAATGCCGAACAGGGACTGGCCTTGGCTGAGCAGAACTTGGCCCGTTCCGTTACCTTGGTGCAACGCTTTAAACGGCTGGCCATAGACCGCAGTAACGAAGACGTTGTTGCTTTTAAACTGCTGCAAGTAGCAAACGACCTTACCGACGCCATAAAGATACGAGCGGCCAAACAGCATGTTGCGATAGTGCTGGATATACCGCCAGAGATTGAAATGCGTTCGCAGCCCGGCACCCTGTCCCAGGTGCTACAGAACCTAATCACAAACGCCTTGGATCATGGCTTTGACACTAACAACAAAGGCAGCATCAACATTAAAGCCAGGCTGGAGAAAGGTTGGGTATCTATTACGGTTTCTGACAACGGCAAGGGCATTGAGCCCAGCTTTATCCCCCAGATCTTCGACCCTTTCGTTACCACAGGTCGCGGCAAGGGCAACTCTGGCCTGGGGCTGCACTTTGTCTACAACTGGGTCGTGAGCGTGCTTCGCGGCAAAGTCAAAGTCCAATCCCGGCTAGGCCAAGGCACCACGTTCTTCCTACAACTCCCACAGAATCTCGAAACACCGGCGCTGTGA